Proteins encoded within one genomic window of Xylophilus sp. GOD-11R:
- a CDS encoding shikimate kinase yields the protein MILLVGLPGSGKSTVGRQLARRLELPFVDTDTVIERRLGCSIRDYFAEHGEAAFRDVEQSVLDELCSASDIGVLATGGGIVLREANRSRMRAAGTVVYLRSTPEELARRLRHDTQRPLLQGVDPLQRLRELYAARDPLYRDVASFAIDSARRSVSMMVGTVVMQLELSSGPTSGSDTAAAS from the coding sequence TTGATCCTCCTCGTCGGCCTCCCGGGCTCCGGCAAATCCACCGTCGGCCGGCAGCTCGCCCGCCGGCTGGAGTTGCCCTTCGTCGATACCGACACGGTCATCGAGCGCCGCCTCGGCTGCAGCATTCGTGACTACTTCGCCGAGCATGGCGAAGCCGCTTTCCGGGACGTCGAGCAGTCGGTCCTCGATGAACTTTGCAGCGCGTCGGATATCGGCGTGCTGGCTACCGGCGGTGGCATCGTCTTGCGGGAGGCCAACCGCTCGCGCATGCGTGCCGCCGGCACCGTGGTCTACCTGCGCTCCACGCCCGAGGAGCTGGCGCGGCGCCTGCGCCACGACACCCAGCGCCCGCTGCTACAGGGCGTCGACCCGCTGCAGCGGCTGCGCGAGCTCTACGCCGCGCGCGATCCGCTCTACCGCGACGTGGCGTCCTTCGCCATCGACAGCGCCCGGCGCTCGGTGTCGATGATGGTCGGCACCGTCGTGATGCAGCTCGAGCTTTCCTCGGGCCCGACTTCAGGCTCGGACACGGCCGCCGCGTCCTGA
- the aroB gene encoding 3-dehydroquinate synthase: MSSVISSNTPADAVATRVSIDLGDRSYDIDIGAGLLADPAVFDGLPRAAVAVIVTNTVVEPLYGQRLRDCLAGRFPKIHTVVLPDGEDHKDWNTLNTVFDSLAAYGCDRKSVLFALGGGVIGDMTGFAAACFMRGIPFVQVPTTLLAQVDSSVGGKTAVNHPSGKNLLGAFYQPLQVVCDLSTLRTLPPREMSAGLAEVIKYGPIHDMAFLDWIEAHLDELRAGDTAALAHAVRRSCEIKAEVVGADEREAGLRAILNFGHTFGHAIEAGMGFGVWLHGEGVGCGMVMAATLSQRLGLVDAGFVARLRSLIERAGLPVIGPRIDAVDNAGRYLELMRGDKKSEGGEIRFVLIDGPGRAIVRPAPDALVREVIDACCAPA; the protein is encoded by the coding sequence ATGTCCTCCGTCATTTCCTCCAACACTCCCGCCGACGCCGTCGCCACCCGCGTCTCCATCGACCTCGGCGATCGCAGCTACGACATCGACATCGGCGCCGGCCTGCTCGCCGATCCGGCGGTCTTCGACGGCCTGCCCCGCGCGGCGGTCGCGGTGATCGTCACCAACACCGTTGTCGAGCCGCTCTACGGCCAGCGCCTGCGCGACTGCCTGGCGGGCCGGTTCCCCAAGATCCATACCGTGGTGCTGCCTGACGGCGAAGACCACAAGGACTGGAACACCCTCAACACGGTGTTCGATTCCCTCGCCGCCTACGGCTGCGACCGCAAGTCGGTGCTCTTCGCGCTCGGCGGCGGTGTCATCGGCGACATGACCGGCTTCGCGGCCGCCTGCTTCATGCGCGGCATTCCCTTCGTGCAGGTGCCGACCACGCTGCTGGCCCAGGTCGATTCCTCGGTCGGCGGCAAGACGGCAGTGAACCATCCCAGCGGCAAGAACCTGCTCGGCGCCTTCTACCAGCCGCTGCAGGTGGTCTGCGACCTGTCCACGCTGCGCACACTGCCTCCCCGCGAGATGAGCGCCGGCCTGGCCGAAGTCATCAAATACGGCCCGATCCACGACATGGCCTTTCTCGACTGGATCGAGGCCCATCTCGACGAACTGCGCGCCGGCGATACCGCCGCGCTGGCGCATGCGGTGCGCCGCAGCTGCGAGATCAAGGCCGAGGTGGTCGGTGCCGACGAACGCGAAGCGGGATTGCGCGCCATCCTCAATTTTGGCCACACCTTCGGCCACGCGATCGAGGCCGGCATGGGCTTCGGCGTCTGGCTGCATGGCGAGGGCGTGGGCTGCGGCATGGTCATGGCCGCCACGCTGTCGCAACGGCTCGGGCTGGTCGACGCCGGCTTCGTGGCGCGGCTGCGCTCGCTGATCGAGCGCGCCGGGCTGCCGGTGATCGGGCCACGCATCGACGCAGTCGACAACGCCGGGCGTTACCTGGAGCTGATGCGCGGCGACAAAAAATCCGAAGGCGGCGAAATCCGTTTCGTGCTGATCGACGGTCCGGGCCGGGCCATCGTCCGTCCGGCACCCGACGCCCTGGTGCGTGAGGTGATCGACGCCTGCTGCGCCCCGGCCTGA
- a CDS encoding deoxyguanosinetriphosphate triphosphohydrolase, with protein MVLAAYACDAARSRGRRFAEPPAPTRSDFQRDRDRIVHSTAFRRLVYKTQVFINHEGDLFRTRLTHSLEVAQLGRSIARSLGLEEDLVEAIALAHDLGHTPFGHAGQDALHACMQQHGGFEHNLQSLRVVDALEERYPSFDGLNLSFETREGILKHCARPAAEALEAAEPGGVGRRFLDGTQPSLEAQLCNLADEIAYNAHDIDDGVRSGLVTLEQMQEVALFDRYRRQALERHPALGEPAGRRRLLYESIRLMLSDQVYDVIEATAAALAEAAPASADEARAADRPLVLFSRPMRAESIELKRFLFRNLYRHPQVSAMASAGKQVVQELFAAYNAAPGEMPGGHGARALSAHAALPRERVVADYIAGMTDRFAASEHRRLTGHRIFE; from the coding sequence ATGGTGCTGGCGGCCTATGCCTGCGACGCGGCGCGTAGCCGCGGCCGGCGGTTTGCCGAGCCGCCGGCGCCGACACGTTCCGACTTTCAGCGCGACCGTGACCGCATCGTCCATTCCACGGCCTTCCGCCGGCTGGTCTACAAGACGCAGGTCTTCATCAATCACGAAGGCGACCTGTTTCGCACCCGGCTGACGCATTCGCTGGAAGTGGCGCAACTCGGCCGGTCCATCGCACGTTCGCTGGGGCTGGAGGAAGACCTGGTAGAGGCCATCGCGCTGGCCCACGACCTGGGTCACACGCCCTTCGGCCATGCCGGGCAGGACGCGCTGCACGCCTGCATGCAGCAGCACGGCGGTTTCGAGCACAATCTGCAAAGCCTGCGGGTGGTCGACGCGCTCGAGGAGCGCTACCCGTCGTTCGATGGCCTCAACCTCAGCTTCGAGACGCGCGAAGGCATCCTCAAGCATTGCGCACGGCCGGCGGCCGAAGCCCTGGAAGCGGCCGAGCCGGGCGGGGTGGGGCGGCGGTTCCTGGATGGCACACAGCCCTCGCTGGAGGCGCAGTTGTGCAACCTGGCCGACGAGATCGCCTACAACGCCCACGACATCGACGACGGCGTGCGTTCCGGCCTTGTCACGCTGGAGCAGATGCAGGAGGTGGCGCTGTTCGATCGCTACCGTCGCCAGGCACTGGAGCGGCATCCGGCGCTCGGCGAGCCGGCCGGCCGGCGTCGTCTGCTGTACGAATCCATCCGCCTGATGCTCAGCGACCAGGTCTACGACGTGATCGAGGCCACGGCGGCCGCGCTGGCCGAAGCGGCGCCGGCGAGCGCCGACGAAGCGCGCGCGGCGGATCGCCCGCTGGTGCTGTTCAGCCGACCGATGCGTGCCGAGTCGATCGAGCTCAAGCGTTTTCTGTTCCGGAATCTCTACCGCCACCCGCAGGTGAGCGCCATGGCCTCCGCCGGCAAACAGGTGGTGCAGGAACTGTTCGCGGCCTACAACGCGGCGCCGGGCGAGATGCCCGGCGGCCACGGTGCGCGGGCGCTGAGTGCGCATGCCGCGTTACCGCGCGAACGCGTCGTGGCCGACTACATCGCCGGCATGACCGACCGTTTTGCCGCCAGCGAACACCGCCGGCTCACGGGGCATCGCATCTTCGAGTGA
- a CDS encoding DUF1415 domain-containing protein, translating to MPHPSSLAQDAIADTRRWLERAVIGLNLCPFAKAVQARGQVHYAVCESDDPQALLDTLLDEARALLALEPEVRDTTLLVATGALGDFLDFNDFAGDAEDRLADEGLEGVLQLATFHPHFQFGGTTADDITNATNRSPWPTLHLLREASIDRAVEAFPDAEAIFGRNIETLERIGATGWAALDVGRGSAAGTSEETP from the coding sequence GTGCCCCATCCTTCCTCCCTTGCCCAAGACGCCATCGCCGACACCCGGCGCTGGCTTGAACGTGCCGTCATCGGCCTGAACCTGTGCCCCTTCGCCAAGGCGGTACAGGCGCGCGGCCAGGTGCATTACGCGGTCTGCGAAAGCGACGATCCGCAGGCGCTGCTCGACACCCTGCTCGACGAAGCCCGAGCGCTGCTCGCCCTGGAGCCCGAGGTGCGCGACACCACGCTGCTGGTCGCCACCGGCGCGTTGGGCGATTTTCTGGATTTCAACGATTTCGCCGGCGACGCCGAGGACCGGCTGGCCGACGAGGGTCTGGAAGGCGTGCTGCAGCTCGCCACCTTTCATCCGCATTTTCAGTTCGGCGGCACCACGGCTGACGACATCACCAACGCCACCAACCGGTCGCCGTGGCCCACGCTGCACCTGCTGCGCGAAGCCAGCATCGACCGGGCGGTGGAGGCGTTTCCCGATGCCGAAGCCATCTTCGGCCGCAACATCGAGACGCTCGAACGCATCGGCGCGACCGGCTGGGCCGCACTCGACGTCGGGCGCGGCAGTGCCGCCGGAACATCTGAGGAAACGCCATGA
- a CDS encoding SAM-dependent methyltransferase → MTKKPAKSTPPAAATLPPEVREGQSIELLKELHILTREGKLNQDSRRKLKQVYHLFNFIEPLLRDLPEDGAGATLADHGAGKSYLGFIVYDLFFKALGGGHIYGVETRAELVERSTALAARLGFGRMSFLNVSAADAATDAALPDRIDIVTALHACDTATDDAIAFGLEKQARALVLVPCCQAEVASQLRGQKALALSRTPLAELWRHPLHTREMGSQLTNVLRCLYLEACGYSVTVTELVGWEHSMKNELIIARYTGQKKRGAAIRLHALLSQFGLQSLADQRFSRAPMPEPTAEAEEAAA, encoded by the coding sequence ATGACCAAGAAGCCCGCCAAGTCCACGCCGCCGGCTGCGGCCACCCTGCCGCCGGAAGTGCGCGAAGGCCAGTCGATCGAGCTGCTCAAGGAGCTGCACATCCTCACCCGCGAGGGCAAGCTCAACCAGGATTCGCGGCGCAAGCTCAAGCAGGTCTACCACCTGTTCAATTTCATCGAACCGCTGCTGCGCGACCTGCCCGAAGACGGCGCCGGTGCCACGCTGGCCGACCACGGCGCGGGTAAGTCGTACCTGGGGTTCATCGTCTACGACCTGTTCTTCAAGGCATTGGGCGGCGGCCACATCTACGGCGTGGAAACCCGCGCCGAGCTGGTCGAACGCTCCACTGCGCTGGCCGCGCGCCTGGGCTTCGGCCGCATGTCCTTCCTGAACGTGTCCGCGGCTGACGCCGCCACCGACGCAGCGCTGCCGGACCGCATCGACATCGTGACCGCCCTGCACGCCTGCGACACCGCGACCGACGACGCCATCGCCTTCGGCCTGGAAAAGCAGGCGAGGGCGCTGGTGCTGGTGCCTTGCTGCCAGGCCGAGGTGGCCTCGCAGCTGCGCGGACAGAAGGCGCTCGCCTTGTCGCGCACACCGCTGGCCGAGCTTTGGCGCCACCCGCTGCATACCCGTGAAATGGGCAGCCAGCTCACCAACGTGCTGCGCTGCCTGTACCTGGAAGCCTGCGGCTACTCGGTGACCGTGACCGAGCTGGTCGGCTGGGAGCACAGCATGAAAAACGAACTCATCATCGCGCGCTACACCGGGCAGAAGAAGCGCGGCGCGGCCATCCGCCTGCATGCGCTGCTGTCGCAGTTCGGTCTGCAGTCGCTGGCCGACCAGCGCTTCTCGCGCGCGCCGATGCCCGAGCCCACCGCCGAGGCAGAGGAAGCCGCGGCCTGA
- a CDS encoding transposase, with amino-acid sequence MARLPRLTVPGQVHQLILRGNDGQPVFRDDDDRRYLLQLLQEHGREFAVAVHGYVLMHNHLQLLLTPADDQLPRYMQAVGRRYVRYFNDRHGRSGTLWEGRYRSTVIDAQAYLLHAMAWLDLKPVAAALATRPEDWHWSSHRHYTGLTSDRLVTPHALYWELGNTPFAREHAYAEVVHGGVPAEVLAQLEGATLGGWALGGSEFMAVLQKSTDRRLQPGVAGRPVRTVIADER; translated from the coding sequence ATGGCACGACTGCCACGGCTGACCGTCCCCGGCCAGGTTCACCAGCTGATCTTGCGCGGCAACGACGGCCAGCCGGTCTTCCGGGACGACGACGATCGCCGCTACCTGCTGCAGCTGTTGCAGGAGCACGGGCGGGAGTTCGCCGTCGCGGTGCATGGCTATGTGCTGATGCATAACCACCTGCAGCTGCTGCTGACACCGGCCGATGACCAGCTACCGCGTTACATGCAGGCGGTCGGCCGGCGCTATGTGCGCTACTTCAACGACCGCCACGGCCGCAGCGGCACGCTGTGGGAGGGCCGCTACCGCAGTACGGTGATCGACGCGCAGGCCTACCTGTTGCACGCCATGGCCTGGCTCGACCTGAAACCCGTCGCCGCTGCGCTCGCCACGCGCCCGGAAGACTGGCACTGGTCGAGCCACCGCCACTACACCGGCCTGACCTCCGATCGGCTCGTGACCCCGCACGCCTTGTATTGGGAGCTCGGCAATACACCGTTCGCGCGCGAACACGCCTACGCCGAAGTGGTGCACGGCGGCGTTCCTGCGGAGGTTTTGGCGCAACTCGAAGGCGCAACGCTCGGTGGATGGGCGTTGGGGGGGAGTGAATTCATGGCCGTGCTGCAGAAATCGACCGATCGCCGACTGCAGCCGGGCGTTGCGGGGCGCCCGGTGCGTACCGTCATCGCGGACGAGCGTTAG